From Hoeflea sp. 108:
GTCACCACGGCAGGGATCGAGGTGGCGAAGATCGAGCAGACCGATATGACCACGTCGATCCGGGTGCCGCGCCGCCACGCCGCGACCATGCCGAGGAAGCTGCCGAGGATGAAGCTGATGATGGTGGCGGTACCGACAAGCCCCACGGTCCAGACCAGCGCCCGGCCGAGCAGCTCGGTCACCGGCAGCGGGAAATACTTCACCGACATGCCGAGATCGCCGGTGAAGATGCTGGCGAGGTAGGTCAGGTATTGCTGCCAGATCGGCCCGTCGACGAAGCCGAAGGTGAGCTTCAGCGCCGCAAGGCTTTCCGGCGGCAGCTCCGTGGCCGCGCTCGAAAACATCAGCGCCACCGGATCGCCCGGCATCATGCGCGGCAGGAAGAAATTGATCGTCGCCGCCGCGATGAACGCGGCGAGGTAGAACAATGTCCGTCGGAGAAGGAATGGCATCGGCTCAGATTGGCAGGGCCGTTTCCGGCCCCGCCAACTCCCTAGTAGGACGTTACTTCACCGGGCGCAGGGCCAGGAGGTTCAGCAGACGTGCAGGATTGTTCCTGGTGATCGACGGATTGGCGAAGGCATTGTCCTTCGTCGACCAGCCGGTGAAGCGCGTGGTGTTGTACTGGTACCAGTTCGGGTTGTTGAACACCGGCGCCAGAGGCATGTTCTCGGCAACGATACGCTGCGCCTTGTTCATGGCCTCCTTCTGCTTCTCGAGGTCGGCGGTCTGGGTGAACTCCTTCACCAGGTTCTCGACTTCAGGATTGAACCAGCGCTGGGCTGTGAAGCGGGTCTTGCCCTTGTCGGCGGCCGTGAAGGCGCGCTTGTAGGGGTAGTAGGGCGAAGCCGATGCCGGCAGGCTGTTGATGGCGCCATCGAACTTGCCTTCGATCAGGCTCTGGGTCCAGACGGCCTCTTCCGGCGTCTCGATCTTGGCGTCGATGCCGACCGCCTTCATGTTGTCGACGGCGATGTTGACGGTGTCGATCCAGTCGGTCCAGCTTGCCGGCACGATGATCGAGAAGGCGAGCTTGGTGCCATCGGGATTCTCGCGCATGCCGTCGCCGTCCTTGTCGGCGTAGCCGGCCTCGTCGAGCATCGCCTTGGCGGCGGCCTCATCATAGGTGGCGTACTTGCCGAAGTCGGCCTTGACCGTCTCGTCGGACCAGCTCTTGTAGAGCTCGCCCATCAGGCCCGGATCCTCGTTCAGCGTCGGATAGCCGTAGCCGGCAATATCGATCATGCCCTTGCGGTCGAGCGCCATCGACACAGCGCGACGGAAGTTAAGGTCGGTGAACGCCTTCCGGTTGTTCTCGTTGGCCGTCTCCTGGTTGAAGATGAAGGCCACCATCGAGCTCGGCGAATACCAGTAGTGGAAGTGCTCGGGGTTCTTGGCGACGTAGACCTTTTCGATGTCGGGAATGAAGGACACACCCCAGTCCAGCGTGCCGCTGACGGTCGCGGTCAGGATCTGGTTGTTGTCGGCCAGCTGCGGGAAGCGCATGCAGTCGACCTTGAGGGTCTCGGCGTCCCAGTAGTGCGGGTTGCGGCACTGGTCGTAGGTCTGGCCGGTGAAGCGCGGCACCTCGGTCATCGGGCCGCTGCCGACGGGCTTCTCGTTGGCGTAGGTGACCGGGTCGGCGATGTCCTTCCAGACATGCTGCGGCACGATCGGAATCTGCGACAGGGTTTCGGCCGCGAGCGAGCTCGGGTTGTTCAGCGTGAAGCGGACCTTCTGGCCATCGACGACTTCGACGCCGCCGATCTGCGACCAGATGCTGACGAAATCGAGCGCCGGGAACTTCTTGAGCAGGTCATAGGTGAACTTGACGTCTTCCGAGGTAAACGGCTTGCCGTCCGACCACTTCAGGCCCGCGCGCAGCTTGAACTCGATGCTCTTGAGGTCGTCGGCAAGCTTGAAGCTCTCGGCCAGGCGGTAGACCGGCTTGTTGCTGTCGAAGCGGTTGAACACCACCAGCGGCTCGTAGATGAAGTCGAGCGTGCTCTGGCGCGCCGAGGCCTGGTTGAACGGGTTGAAGTTGCGCACCCAGGTCGTCGCCGGCTCGACATTGACGGTCAGGATGTTTTCGGCAGCAGCCGGCGCAATGCCGAGCAGAAGCGCCGAGATGGCGGTAAGTGTATGCAGTTTCACGTCAGTTCCCCTTTCAGTCGTATTGTCGTTGGTTTGGTAATCAGCGGTCTGCCTTCGGACGGCGGAGCATGCCTTCGTAGACACCCTTGTCGGGTGCCGGGATCGGAACGGCGCCGACCGAATTGACGTAGAAATCGACGGGTCCGGCATCGCCGATGATGGCGTAGGCGTAACCGTCGGCCTTGAGCGCTTCGAGGGCGGCGGCGAGCAGCGCCACGCCGACACCCCTGCCCCGAGCCTCCGGGCCAACACCGGTCGGCCCGAAAAAACCGCGCGCGACGATGTCGTAGCAGGCAAAGCCCAGGAGCTTGCCGTTCTCGACTGCGACGAGGCAGGCGACGGGCCGCCGCGCAAACGCCACCGTCACTTCGCTGGCCCAGTTGTCGCTGAAGTGTTCGCGCACCCAGTCGACGACCAGCGCCATCTCCGGCGCCAGCGCCGGGCGGATCGCCACGCCCGCCACATGGCGACGCGAACGCAGGTCCTCGAACTTTGCCGAATGGAGACTGACGAGCAGATCAGGCACCTTGTTTCTCCCTTGTCGATCCCAGCGCGCATCGGCTTCAGGCCGCGCGCCGGCTCGCGCTATTCCCAGTGTCCGTAGAGGTTGGGCATCAGGCCTGCCGTGGCCGCGAACCGGTCCCACGACTTCCGCTCCCATGGCGTCCACGCCGTCTCGGCGATGGCCGACAGGCGCGGGAAGACCAGGCGATCGAACACGGCGCGATCGGTCATGGACTCGCTCCAGATGCAGGCCTGGATGCCCTTGAAATGCTTGAGCTGTTCGGCGGTCCAGCCACCGACAGGGTCGAACTCGTAGGTCTCGCGCGGCAGCGGCGCTCCGGCCCAGCCAGCACCGGGCTCGTTCCAGTCGGTCGACTGGGACATGTCGAGATAATAGGCCTGCCCCGGGGCGACGACGATGTCGTAGCCTTCGCCGGCCAGACGACCGCAGATCGGCACGTCGCGCCAGCCGACAAGATACGAAGCGTCCTTGTCGAGCGCGCCGCCATGGGCGGCCTCCTGCCAGCCGCCGGTCACGCAGCCGAGCGACTTGATGAGCTCGTGGATCTCGCGGACGAACGCCGCCTGAAGGATCGAGGTGGTAGCGCCCTCGATGTCGTCGGCGCCGTCATGGTTGGTCAGTGTGTTGGTGAGGCCCGCATGCGAGCGCGCGGCATTGTCGCCGGCAAGCTGGCGCAGCATGTCGAGCGCCATCGGCGAACCGGACCAGGCGCCCAGCGGCACCTCGTCAGCGCCGATATGCAGCACCTTGGACGGGAACAGCTCGGCCAGCTCGCGGAACACCTCCTTGATGAAGGCCACGGCCTTCGGCTGCGCCGGGTTGATGCAATTGTTGGGCACGCCCTGAACCGAAGCGTATTCGCCTGTTTCGCCGGGATCGCGCAGTTCGGGCAACGCCTCGAGCAGCGCATAGCTGTGGCCGGGGATGTCGATCTCCGGGATCACATCGATGCCATAGCTGCCGGCAAGGGCTACGATCTCGCGCACCTCTGTCTGGGTGTAGTAGCCGCCGGTCGGCTGCGGGCCGGAACCCAGCATCGGCGGCACGGGCAGGCCATGGCCACGCCAGGCTGCGCGCGTGCACAGCTCAGGATAGGCCACGATCTCGATGCGCCACGCCTCGTCGTCGGTCAGGTGCCAGTGGAACTGGTTGAGCTTGTTCCAGGCCATGACGGCCAGGAACTGCTCGACCTCGCCGCTTGAGTAGAACTGTCGCACGACGTCGAGATGGCAGCCGCGGAAGCCCATGCGCGGAGCGTCCTCGATGGTGCCTGCCGCCGGGAAGACAAACGACTGGCGGTGGCGCCTGGCGCCACGCAGCGTCTGGCCGAGCGTGATCAGCCCATAGAGATAACCGGTGACGCCTGACGCCGTGACGACGACCTCGCCTTCGCTGAAATCGATGCGATAGGCTTCGGCATCGCCGCTGCGTTCGACCAGACGGACCGTGCGGCCGCCCTGATGGGCCTCGCGCACCAGCGCCTCGCCTGGAAACAGGCGCTGGGTCAAGTCGGCGAATGCCTGGCAGGCCCCGCGCTGGACCTGGGTTTCAGGCGCGAGCGCCAGCCCGTCGGGCGTCTGGCCCGGCACGATGGCCTCGACACTGCCCGGCCACGGGAGGATGGAGAGCGGAACCGGCGACGAGGCGGGATCGCCAAGGGTCGCAGTTCCGCGCCTGGGTGCATTCTCGACGACGGTCGAAACCGTAGGTTTCGTGCCGGCAACGACAATCGATCCGTCCGATTTCACGACATAGGCGCTGGTGGCGCCGTCGCTCCAATGCCGCAGCGGATAAGACAGCTGGCGGGCCGAGCACTCCCAGACGGCGCCCGGCTGCAGTACGAAGTCCTTGGGAGGTGCGACTTCGCTGTGATTGGAGAAACGGCGAACGAGACGGCCGTTTTCGATGGCCGCATTGGCTTCCAGCCGTGCCGGCCCGCTGAAGCAAAGGACGAAATCGGCGAGCGGCGCATCGCCCCTGTTGGTGAGACGCATCGTGTAGATCGGTGCCTTGCCCTCGCTGGCCGGCGTCCAGATCGTTTCGAAAACCAGGGAATGTGAAGGCTCGAAAGGCGCAGTCATCTCGTTCTCGTCCTCAAGTGATCTTTGCCGCAATCGTCAGCTGGCCAGCCGCGATTGGGCCTCGGGGCTGTCCAGCCCCAGCGGATCGGCGACGCGCGGCCACATCTGCAGGCTCGCCTTGCGATAAGGCGTCGTCGCCGGATCGGTCGGATAGGACGTGGGGGCCGCGACATAGACGATCTCGGACGCGACCGGCTGGAAGCCCGCATGGAAATGATTGGTCGACTTGACCAGGAGGTAGGCCTTGGCGGCGAAATCGATGCCCTGGTTGGAAAAGATGTCGGGTTCGTAGGTCTGGGTGCGGCTGGTGATCAACAGGATGTCGATCGACGTGCCGAGCGGGCGCACCACGGCGGCATTCCCGAGCGTCACCCGGCTGTTGCGGAAACTTTGCCAGCCGGCGTCGGCAGTGCTCATGACCGTCACCTTCAGGTCGAGCGGCTCGCCGCCCTCCGGGCTCGACTTGCCGCCGATGCGCAGGTCGAGCACCGCCCCCTCGCCCGCCGCGTGGCAGAAGGAGACCGCAATCGGGTCCCAGATCGTGGCGACGGCAACATCATCAAGGCCGCGCGCCAGGATCTGGCGCAGGATATAGGTCGCATCGCCGGCGACGCCGCCGCCGGGATTGTCCCAGACATCGGCAATGACGACGGGCTGGTCCGGATTGGTGTCGCGCAGTTCGATCGCGCGATTGAGGCCGGCCTCCGTATCGAGCATCGGCATGGATGTCCGCTTGCGCAGGCCGTAGAGCTCGTGCCCGAGCGTCCGCGCCAGGACATCGCCCTTCGCCTTGTCGTTGTCGGTCACCACCACGATGCGCGTTCCCATGTCGGGCACATCGCCGGCCATGAAGCCATGGATGACCGAAATCGACAGCACCCCGTCCTTGCCCTCCAGGTCAGTCAGCCGGTCGACAAAGGAGCGCATCGGCTCGCGGCTGGTCGGATAGATGGTGATCATGCGGCAGTCGAAGGTCGAGATCGCGGGCTTGATCTCGCCGCGCAGCGCTTGCAGCGCAAGTTCCACGACGTGCTCGCCGCGCTGCTCGAAATCGGTGTGCGGGAATTCTAGAAACGTGGCCATCAGATCGAGATTGGCGACGCGCAGCCCCGTCAGGTGGCTGTGCGGGTCGAACTCGGCGGCGACAAGCACGTCGGGTCCGACAAGGCCGCGAACCCGCAGCAGGAAATCGCCTTCCGGGTCATCGTACCCCTGGGCGACCATGGCGCCATGCAGGCCGAGCACGACGGCATCGACGGGCATGGCCGCCTCGAGTTCGGCCAGGATCTGGTCGCGCAGCATCTCATAAGTCTGGCGCTGGATCAGGCCGGCTGGCTCGGCCCAGCAGGACGTTCCCTCGATCACCTCGAACCCCTCGTCGCGGCCACGGCGGCGCAGGATCGGCACCACCGACGAACACAAGGTCGGCGTGTCGGGATGCTCGCCCGGTTCGGCATAGAACGCAGCCTTGAACGCGTTGATGTCCGTCGGCACGGGAGAGAACGTGTTTGTTTCCGTTGCCAGCGAGGCCGTGAAAATGCGCATTGAACCGACGATCCGAGTGGTTTCGACACGGCGGCACGGCATTGCCCCTCCGTGAGAAGGTCCATGCCCGCAGCAGCCATTCCTGATTGTTGGGCGCACGCCACCTGCCGCAGGACGCTGCGCGCCGCTCGAACCTTTACCGGTTGTCGCGAGCAGCATGCCGACTGCGCTCATGAGCGTGCGATTTTAGTGTTTTTCCTCCCTGCACCGTCATGCGGTGTAATTAATTTTCATATTAGGGCGACAATCTCGCTCTCGTCAACGAGATTCTGGCTATTTTTCCCCAAATATGTAATTCACTTACGTAACTGAAAAACATGCTGCCGGATCGACACGGTGCCGACTGACAAACGGAACGAGTTCCCGGCAAGGTGGAACTGATGGCTTTTGTGGTTTTATTTCAACTGGGTAGCGCCAATCTACACGGACGCTTCGACGCCGGCTGAGCATATCGGGTGGCGTTGCTGAAGAGGCTTCCTGTGTTATGGAGGCATGTCTGAAAGAAATTCCTTTTCACGATTGAGTCGTTCGACAACCGCGCCCGCGCACTCGAACTGGAGAGCTTTGATGGACCTCTATCACGCCCTGTCGGACGAGGAAGGCAAGCTCTCGGGCCTCGAGCAGAAGCTTGCGCGGCTGGTGATGGAAGATGTCGATTTCGCCGTGAACTCCTCGATCGGAGACCTTGCCGCGCGCGCCGAGGTCTCGCCGCCAACGGTGACGCGCTTCTGCCGCAGGCTGGGCTGCCAGAGCTTTTCCGACTTCAAGGTCCAGCTGGCCAAGATGCCTTATGTCGGGCTGCGCTATGTGATGCCGGAGGCACAGACCGCCACGCCGGCGGAGGTCGCCGAAGACATCGTCGCCAAGGCCCAGAACGCCCTGTTTCAGTTGCATCGCCAGCTCGACCCCGAAGCCTTGGGCAAGGCGGCCCAGCTTCTCCGCGGGGCCGAATTCATCTACGCCTTCGGCGCCAGCGGCAACTCGTCGATGATCGTCAACGAACTGCACAACAGGCTGTTCCGGCTGGGGTGCCGCATCAACGCCTCCAACGACCACAACCTCAACATCATGCTGGCCGCCGCAGCCCAGCCGGGCACGGTCGTGTTCGGCTCGTCCTTCAGCGGGCGAGATCCCGGCCTGGTGCAGAGCCTGGAACTGCTGCGCAAACGCGCCATTCCCACCGTCGTCATCACCCAGAGCAATTCGCCGGTCGCCGCCGCGGCCGACGTGGTGATCACCATCGACCTGCCGGAAGGCAAGAACATCTTCCGGCCGACCTCGACCCGCTATGCCTATCTGGCGGCGATCGACATCCTCGCCAACCTCGTCGCCTATGCCGACCGCAACAAGGCGGCAAAGGCCCTGCGCACCATCAAGGAAGAGCTCGTGCGCCGCCGCGACGGCGACGACCGGCAGGTGCTGGGCGACTGATTTCAAACCCTGAAGGCCGCCCGACCTCGCCCCTGACACCACGGCGACGACGGGATGTCAGGTGAAAAATCGCTTCATGTTGATCGCCAGCCGGCTTTGAACGATACTCGCCTCGTCCCTTGGGAGCCGCAGGCGCATGCGTACACCGGTTGCCAACCAGATCGCCAAGCGCAAGGCCGTCGCGGAGGCTCGCGAGCGGCAGAAGGTTTTTGTTGCCTCCAGGCGCTTCAGGGGCGACGGGCAGCCGATCTCGCGGGTACTCGTTTCCGGTCGCTATTACGACGTCGGCGACACCCTGCTGCAGCAGCTTCTCGACGGTGCTTCGCCACGCGAGCTGGAGCTCGATCCCGCTCCCGACGAGCCCGGGCCGGCCTAAATCTCGCATGGCAGCCGAAAAGCTTCGCAGCTACCGCGACAAGCGCGACTTTTCCAAAACCCGCGAACCGCGCGGCGGCATACCGGCGAGCAACGGCAACCGCTTCGTCGTCCACAAGCACCACGCCACCGCCGACCATTACGACCTGCGCCTCGAACTCGACGGCGTGCTCAAGAGCTGGGCTGTGCCCCGCGGCCCCTCACTCAACCCCGCCGACCGGCGGCTGGCGGTCGAGACCGAGGACCACCCGCTCGAATATATCGACTTCGAGGGCGTGATCCCGGAGGGCGAATATGGCGGCGGGCCGATGATCGTCTGGGACGCCGGCAGCTGGGCGCCGATGGACGATGCGCGCTCGGCTCTCGACAAGGGCGCCTTCAAGTTCCGGCTGTGGGGCGAAAAGCTCAAGGGCGGCTGGATGCTGACACGGCTGAAACCCAGGCCGGACGAGGACAAGCGCAACTGGCTGCTGATCAAGGAGCACGACCAGGCCGAGGACACCGAGACCGACATCCTTGCGGTGCGCCCCGAGAGCGTGAAATCAGGCAGGCTGATCGAAGAGCTGGTGCCCCAGAGAAAGCCGCCGACGAAGCCCGAGAATATCAAGCCAGAAACGCTTGCCGGCGCTGTTCGCTCGGCCATGCCGGCGCGGATCGAGCCACAGCTCGCCACCGCGACCGAAAGGCCGGCAGCCGATCCAAAGAAGTGGCTGCACGAGATCAAGCTCGACGGCTATCGGACGATGGCCCACATCGCCGACGGCGCTACCAGGCTGATCACGCGCAGCGGGCTCGACTGGACGAAGCGCTATGGCACGCTGCCAATGTCATTTCGCCGCCTGCCCTGCTCGGAGGCGATCATCGACGGCGAGATCGTCGTGCTCGACGACAAGGGCATCAGCCGCTTCGCCGCGCTGCAGGACGCACTCGCCGGCGGCCACGACCGGCAGCTTGTCTTCTATGCCTTCGACCTCGTCTTCCTCAATGGCTGGGACCTGCGCAAGGTGACGCTCGGACAGCGCAAGGCGCTGCTTGAAAAGCTGCTGGCCGGCCAGATCGATGCGCGCAGCGCCATCCAGTACAGCGACCATGTCGGCGGCGACGGCGGGCAGTTTTTCGAGAGTGTCAGCGAGATGGGGCTGGAAGGCATCGTCTCCAAGCAGCTTTCCGCGCCCTATGTCTCCGGCCGCACCCACAGCTGGACCAAGACCAAGGCGCTGCAGCGCGGCGAGTTCGTCATCGCCGGCTACACGACATCTGAAGCAGCCGAGGGACTGGCGGCCCTTGCGCTCGGCGAATGGATCGACGGCGAACTCGAATATCGCGGCAAGGTCGGAACCGGTTTCGACACCGAGACGTTGGACACCCTGCTGCCGCGCCTCGAAGCGATCAGGGATGGCGCGGCACGGCTCGACGGAGCCCCCAAGGAGGTGATCCCGGTGCGGCCTGTGCTGATAGCCCGCATCCATTACGTCAACCGCACATCGGACAACGCCTTGCGGCATGCGGTATTCAAGGGACTGCGGGAAGTGGAACTGAGCGCCAAGGAGACCCAGGTGGAGCGCAAGCGCCTGATCTCAGATGCCGACCTTGCCGGCATCTCGATCACCAACCCGACCCGCCGGATTCTCGGCAAGGCGGGGCCGACCAAGCTCGACATCGCCGTCTATTACGCGGCTGTCGGCGACTTCATGTTGCCGCATATTCTGGGGCGGCCGGTATCGCTGTTCCGCTGCCCGTCGAGCCGGCCGCAGGACTGCTTCTTCCAGCGTCACGCCTTCACCGGCATGCCGGCCACCATCGCCTCCTTCGAGACCAGCAATTCCGACGGCGAAACCAAGACCTACATCGCCGTCGAGGACGCCAAGGGTTATCTGGCGCTGGCGCAGTTCGGTGTCGTCGAGTTCCATGCCTGGGGCGCATTGCGAAAGCAGCTGGACAAGCCCGATCGCGTGGTCTTCGACCTCGACCCCGGCGAAGGCATCGGCTGGCGCGAGGTTGTCGAGGCGGCGGTCCATGTCAAGGGCGAGCTGGAAGCCATCGGCCTCGTGCCGTTCGTGAAGACCTCGGGCGGCAGCGGCATCCATGTCGTGGTGCCGGTGAAGAAGAAACTCGGCTGGAAGCAGATCCATCAGGCAAGCAGCGCCATCGCCTCCCGTATCGCCGCCACCGCGCCCAAGACGTTCACAACAGTGATGGGCAAGGACAACCGCAAGCAGCTTATTTTCATCGACTTCCATCGCAATGCGCGAAGTGCAACGGCCGCCGCCCCCTACACGCTGCGGGCGCGAACCCACATGCCGGCTTCGACCCCACTTGTCTGGAGTGATCTCGAGTCCATCGACGCTCCGCAGGATTTGAACTATTCTTCGCTTCCCGGACTTTTGGCTACGTCAGGCGATCCCTGGGCCGATATCGACGATCACGCCCGAGAATTGCCGGCAGCGTTCACAGGTAAAGCTTAGTTGTGTCGTCGCGTAGGAGACAAGCATGGCGCCCAGGGCATCTTGGAAGGGATATCTCAAGCTCAGTCTGGTCAGCTGCCCGGTAAGGCTGTACCCGGCAACGAGCTCGAGCGAACGCATCGCCTTCAACCAATTGCACAAGGACACCCATAACCGGATCAACATGAAGCCGGTCGACCCCGAACTCGGGCTCGTCGAACGCACCGATCTGGTCAAGGGCTACGAATACGAAGACAAGAAGTACATCATCATCGACGAGGCCGACCTCGACAGCGTCAGGATCGAGTCCAACCACACGATGAACATCGAGGCCTTCGTCGAGGAAGGCTCAGTCGACGTGATCTACCAGGACGCCCCCTATTATCTGGCGCCCGACGGGGCCATGGCTGAGGAAACCTTCGCGGTGCTGCGCGAGGCGCTGCACAAGACGGGCAAGCTCGCCATCGCCCGACTGGTGCTGTCGAGCCGCGAACGCGTCGTCACCATCGGCTCGCGCGAGAACGGCATGTTCGTCTGCACGCTGAGGAACCCGAGCGAAGTGCGCGGCACAGCCGAGTATTTCGGCAACATCCCGGCCGGCGATCCGGACCCCGAGATGCTGCAGCTTGCGGAAGCGCTGATCCAGCAGAAGCTGACGACTTTCGATCCGAAGAACTATGAGGATCGCTATGAGATCGCCCTGATGAAGATGATCAAGGAGAAGCTGAAGGGCCACAAGCCGATCATCGCAGCCGCCCCCGAACGCGGCAATGTCATCAACCTGATGGACGCGCTGAAGGCGAGCCTGGGCCAATCCAAGCCGCCGGCCAAGAGCAAGCCCAAGGTGGATGCAGCAGCCAAGCCGGCTGAAAAAGTGGCGGCATCGGGCGGCAAATCGGCAGCCAAGGGCAAGAAGTGACAGATCCGGCATCGTCTCTCCAGGGCACGACCTTCGGTCTCGTGGGCGCACTGGAAGCGTTTCCACGGCGCCTCGCCCTGCGCGAGGTCAGGCGCCTCGGCGGCGACCTCCAGCACGGCGTGACCCGGCGGACGACCCATGTCGTGTTCGGGCGCGGCCTGCTTGGGCGTGAAAGCGATGCCCGTATCGCCGGCAAGTATGAGGCCGTGTCAGGCGGCCAGATGACTGTGCTCAGCGAGAACGGCTTCCTGCGCATGCTCGGCCTGCTCGATCCGCCCGAAGCCGCGGCCCTTTCGCAGGCATCGATCGGCGAGCAATCGAAGCTCGATCCCAAGGCGCTCGCGCTTCTCGGCCTGTTCGACGCCTTCGAGCACCATATGGAGCCCTACTCCTTCCGCGACCTGATCCTCGCCAGGAAATATGCCGGGCTGCTGGTTGGCGGGGCGAGCTGGGGACGGATCGCACGGTCCGTCCGTCGTTCCGGGCCGGTCGCCTCGCTGACGGCGCTGAACCTGCACACGGAGGATGGGGACGCGATCTACGCGCGCCAGGGGACCGAACTGACCGAACTGGACGGCCAGGGCCTGCTGCCGCTGGATCGGACCAACGACACTGAAATCGAGGCCCTTTTTTCCCTCGCCGAA
This genomic window contains:
- a CDS encoding ABC transporter substrate-binding protein, which translates into the protein MKLHTLTAISALLLGIAPAAAENILTVNVEPATTWVRNFNPFNQASARQSTLDFIYEPLVVFNRFDSNKPVYRLAESFKLADDLKSIEFKLRAGLKWSDGKPFTSEDVKFTYDLLKKFPALDFVSIWSQIGGVEVVDGQKVRFTLNNPSSLAAETLSQIPIVPQHVWKDIADPVTYANEKPVGSGPMTEVPRFTGQTYDQCRNPHYWDAETLKVDCMRFPQLADNNQILTATVSGTLDWGVSFIPDIEKVYVAKNPEHFHYWYSPSSMVAFIFNQETANENNRKAFTDLNFRRAVSMALDRKGMIDIAGYGYPTLNEDPGLMGELYKSWSDETVKADFGKYATYDEAAAKAMLDEAGYADKDGDGMRENPDGTKLAFSIIVPASWTDWIDTVNIAVDNMKAVGIDAKIETPEEAVWTQSLIEGKFDGAINSLPASASPYYPYKRAFTAADKGKTRFTAQRWFNPEVENLVKEFTQTADLEKQKEAMNKAQRIVAENMPLAPVFNNPNWYQYNTTRFTGWSTKDNAFANPSITRNNPARLLNLLALRPVK
- a CDS encoding GNAT family N-acetyltransferase → MPDLLVSLHSAKFEDLRSRRHVAGVAIRPALAPEMALVVDWVREHFSDNWASEVTVAFARRPVACLVAVENGKLLGFACYDIVARGFFGPTGVGPEARGRGVGVALLAAALEALKADGYAYAIIGDAGPVDFYVNSVGAVPIPAPDKGVYEGMLRRPKADR
- a CDS encoding beta-N-acetylhexosaminidase — encoded protein: MTAPFEPSHSLVFETIWTPASEGKAPIYTMRLTNRGDAPLADFVLCFSGPARLEANAAIENGRLVRRFSNHSEVAPPKDFVLQPGAVWECSARQLSYPLRHWSDGATSAYVVKSDGSIVVAGTKPTVSTVVENAPRRGTATLGDPASSPVPLSILPWPGSVEAIVPGQTPDGLALAPETQVQRGACQAFADLTQRLFPGEALVREAHQGGRTVRLVERSGDAEAYRIDFSEGEVVVTASGVTGYLYGLITLGQTLRGARRHRQSFVFPAAGTIEDAPRMGFRGCHLDVVRQFYSSGEVEQFLAVMAWNKLNQFHWHLTDDEAWRIEIVAYPELCTRAAWRGHGLPVPPMLGSGPQPTGGYYTQTEVREIVALAGSYGIDVIPEIDIPGHSYALLEALPELRDPGETGEYASVQGVPNNCINPAQPKAVAFIKEVFRELAELFPSKVLHIGADEVPLGAWSGSPMALDMLRQLAGDNAARSHAGLTNTLTNHDGADDIEGATTSILQAAFVREIHELIKSLGCVTGGWQEAAHGGALDKDASYLVGWRDVPICGRLAGEGYDIVVAPGQAYYLDMSQSTDWNEPGAGWAGAPLPRETYEFDPVGGWTAEQLKHFKGIQACIWSESMTDRAVFDRLVFPRLSAIAETAWTPWERKSWDRFAATAGLMPNLYGHWE
- a CDS encoding M81 family metallopeptidase, with the translated sequence MRIFTASLATETNTFSPVPTDINAFKAAFYAEPGEHPDTPTLCSSVVPILRRRGRDEGFEVIEGTSCWAEPAGLIQRQTYEMLRDQILAELEAAMPVDAVVLGLHGAMVAQGYDDPEGDFLLRVRGLVGPDVLVAAEFDPHSHLTGLRVANLDLMATFLEFPHTDFEQRGEHVVELALQALRGEIKPAISTFDCRMITIYPTSREPMRSFVDRLTDLEGKDGVLSISVIHGFMAGDVPDMGTRIVVVTDNDKAKGDVLARTLGHELYGLRKRTSMPMLDTEAGLNRAIELRDTNPDQPVVIADVWDNPGGGVAGDATYILRQILARGLDDVAVATIWDPIAVSFCHAAGEGAVLDLRIGGKSSPEGGEPLDLKVTVMSTADAGWQSFRNSRVTLGNAAVVRPLGTSIDILLITSRTQTYEPDIFSNQGIDFAAKAYLLVKSTNHFHAGFQPVASEIVYVAAPTSYPTDPATTPYRKASLQMWPRVADPLGLDSPEAQSRLAS
- a CDS encoding MurR/RpiR family transcriptional regulator, with protein sequence MDLYHALSDEEGKLSGLEQKLARLVMEDVDFAVNSSIGDLAARAEVSPPTVTRFCRRLGCQSFSDFKVQLAKMPYVGLRYVMPEAQTATPAEVAEDIVAKAQNALFQLHRQLDPEALGKAAQLLRGAEFIYAFGASGNSSMIVNELHNRLFRLGCRINASNDHNLNIMLAAAAQPGTVVFGSSFSGRDPGLVQSLELLRKRAIPTVVITQSNSPVAAAADVVITIDLPEGKNIFRPTSTRYAYLAAIDILANLVAYADRNKAAKALRTIKEELVRRRDGDDRQVLGD
- the ligD gene encoding DNA ligase D; its protein translation is MAAEKLRSYRDKRDFSKTREPRGGIPASNGNRFVVHKHHATADHYDLRLELDGVLKSWAVPRGPSLNPADRRLAVETEDHPLEYIDFEGVIPEGEYGGGPMIVWDAGSWAPMDDARSALDKGAFKFRLWGEKLKGGWMLTRLKPRPDEDKRNWLLIKEHDQAEDTETDILAVRPESVKSGRLIEELVPQRKPPTKPENIKPETLAGAVRSAMPARIEPQLATATERPAADPKKWLHEIKLDGYRTMAHIADGATRLITRSGLDWTKRYGTLPMSFRRLPCSEAIIDGEIVVLDDKGISRFAALQDALAGGHDRQLVFYAFDLVFLNGWDLRKVTLGQRKALLEKLLAGQIDARSAIQYSDHVGGDGGQFFESVSEMGLEGIVSKQLSAPYVSGRTHSWTKTKALQRGEFVIAGYTTSEAAEGLAALALGEWIDGELEYRGKVGTGFDTETLDTLLPRLEAIRDGAARLDGAPKEVIPVRPVLIARIHYVNRTSDNALRHAVFKGLREVELSAKETQVERKRLISDADLAGISITNPTRRILGKAGPTKLDIAVYYAAVGDFMLPHILGRPVSLFRCPSSRPQDCFFQRHAFTGMPATIASFETSNSDGETKTYIAVEDAKGYLALAQFGVVEFHAWGALRKQLDKPDRVVFDLDPGEGIGWREVVEAAVHVKGELEAIGLVPFVKTSGGSGIHVVVPVKKKLGWKQIHQASSAIASRIAATAPKTFTTVMGKDNRKQLIFIDFHRNARSATAAAPYTLRARTHMPASTPLVWSDLESIDAPQDLNYSSLPGLLATSGDPWADIDDHARELPAAFTGKA
- a CDS encoding Ku protein yields the protein MAPRASWKGYLKLSLVSCPVRLYPATSSSERIAFNQLHKDTHNRINMKPVDPELGLVERTDLVKGYEYEDKKYIIIDEADLDSVRIESNHTMNIEAFVEEGSVDVIYQDAPYYLAPDGAMAEETFAVLREALHKTGKLAIARLVLSSRERVVTIGSRENGMFVCTLRNPSEVRGTAEYFGNIPAGDPDPEMLQLAEALIQQKLTTFDPKNYEDRYEIALMKMIKEKLKGHKPIIAAAPERGNVINLMDALKASLGQSKPPAKSKPKVDAAAKPAEKVAASGGKSAAKGKK